In a single window of the Delftia tsuruhatensis genome:
- a CDS encoding DEAD/DEAH box helicase — translation MNDISLEQGAIAAADSSFASSEAAPSVLDAAVAAADQSIEQTPEAEAAEALPNAFVELGLAEELVRAVADLGYTQPTPVQEQAIPLAMNSGGDQPFIDLMVSSQTGSGKTAAFLLPVLHTLIQQRAEEEAASRAEYERQCAEAAASGQPAPKRNKRKDPTNPRNFKAAVPGALILCPTRELAQQVAHDAIELVKHCRGLRIANVVGGMPYQLQIAKLQNANLVVATPGRLLDLQRSLQIKLDQVQFLVVDEADRMLDLGFSDDLAEINELTAQRKQTMMFSATFAPRIQQLAMRVMHDGGSGVKKVTIATPQEKHANIKQVLFWADNSQHKRKLLDHWLRDTSINQAIVFASTQVECDGLANDLQQDGFSAVALHGALSQGLRNRRLMALRNGQVQVLVATDVAARGIDVPTITHVFNYGLPMKAEDYTHRIGRTGRAGREGVAVTFAEFRDRRRIFDIEGYSRQQFKAEVIPGLEPVQRAPSSNEGRGGGRRGGFEGRGGDRRGGGRGGFGGDRGGFGGDRDRGFGGDRERSFGDRGGERGFGARRDSEGYGRKAGFGGFGGPREGGQREGGYHSQAPREGGYGQGPREGGYGRGGEGRSFGDRGAARGGERREGGFRGATGESRGFGGESRGFGGGDRRPAFGKSAPKPYQPQGGDRKRAVR, via the coding sequence ATGAACGACATCTCTCTTGAGCAGGGCGCCATCGCCGCTGCCGATTCTTCCTTTGCATCTTCCGAGGCCGCCCCGTCCGTGCTGGACGCAGCCGTTGCCGCCGCCGACCAGTCCATCGAGCAGACCCCCGAGGCCGAGGCCGCCGAAGCGCTGCCCAACGCCTTCGTCGAGCTGGGCCTGGCCGAGGAGCTGGTGCGCGCCGTGGCCGATCTCGGCTACACCCAGCCCACGCCCGTGCAGGAACAGGCCATTCCCCTGGCCATGAACTCCGGCGGTGACCAGCCCTTCATCGACCTCATGGTCTCCAGCCAGACCGGCTCCGGCAAGACCGCAGCCTTCCTGCTGCCCGTTCTGCACACGCTGATCCAGCAGCGCGCCGAGGAAGAGGCCGCCAGCCGCGCCGAATACGAGCGCCAGTGCGCCGAGGCGGCCGCCAGCGGCCAGCCGGCCCCCAAGCGCAACAAGCGCAAGGACCCGACCAATCCCCGCAACTTCAAGGCCGCCGTGCCCGGCGCCCTGATTCTGTGCCCCACGCGCGAGCTGGCACAGCAGGTGGCGCATGACGCCATCGAGCTGGTCAAGCACTGCCGTGGCCTGCGCATCGCCAACGTCGTCGGCGGCATGCCTTACCAACTGCAGATCGCCAAGCTGCAGAACGCCAACCTGGTGGTGGCCACGCCCGGCCGTCTGCTGGACCTGCAGCGTTCGCTGCAGATCAAGCTCGACCAGGTGCAGTTCCTGGTCGTTGACGAAGCCGATCGCATGCTGGACCTGGGCTTCTCCGACGATCTGGCAGAGATCAACGAACTCACGGCCCAGCGCAAGCAGACCATGATGTTCAGCGCCACCTTCGCGCCGCGCATCCAGCAACTGGCCATGCGCGTGATGCACGACGGCGGCTCCGGCGTGAAGAAGGTCACCATCGCCACGCCCCAGGAAAAGCATGCCAACATCAAGCAGGTGCTGTTCTGGGCCGACAACTCCCAGCACAAGCGCAAGCTGCTGGACCACTGGCTGCGCGATACCTCGATCAACCAGGCCATCGTCTTCGCGTCGACCCAGGTCGAGTGCGACGGTCTGGCCAATGACCTTCAGCAGGATGGCTTCTCGGCCGTGGCGCTGCACGGTGCCCTGAGCCAGGGCCTGCGCAATCGCCGCCTGATGGCGCTGCGCAATGGTCAGGTGCAAGTGCTGGTCGCCACCGACGTGGCGGCACGCGGCATCGACGTGCCCACCATCACCCACGTCTTCAACTATGGCCTGCCCATGAAGGCCGAGGACTACACCCACCGCATCGGCCGTACGGGCCGTGCGGGGCGCGAGGGCGTGGCCGTCACATTCGCGGAATTCCGCGACCGCCGCCGCATCTTCGACATCGAAGGCTACAGCCGCCAGCAATTCAAGGCCGAGGTGATCCCCGGTCTGGAGCCTGTGCAGCGCGCGCCCAGCAGCAACGAAGGCCGTGGTGGCGGCCGCCGTGGCGGCTTCGAGGGTCGTGGTGGTGATCGCCGTGGCGGTGGCCGCGGTGGTTTCGGCGGCGACCGTGGCGGCTTCGGTGGTGACCGCGATCGTGGCTTCGGCGGCGATCGCGAGCGCAGCTTCGGTGACCGTGGCGGCGAGCGCGGCTTCGGCGCGCGCCGGGACTCCGAGGGCTATGGCCGCAAGGCCGGCTTCGGCGGCTTCGGCGGTCCGCGTGAGGGTGGCCAGCGTGAAGGCGGCTACCACAGCCAGGCGCCCCGTGAAGGTGGCTATGGCCAGGGACCGCGTGAGGGCGGCTATGGTCGGGGTGGCGAAGGCCGCAGCTTCGGCGACCGTGGCGCGGCACGCGGCGGTGAGCGTCGCGAAGGTGGCTTCCGTGGTGCGACAGGCGAGTCGCGTGGCTTTGGCGGTGAATCGCGTGGCTTCGGTGGTGGCGATCGCCGCCCGGCTTTCGGCAAGAGCGCTCCCAAGCCCTACCAGCCTCAGGGCGGTGACCGCAAGCGCGCCGTGCGCTGA
- the orn gene encoding oligoribonuclease yields the protein MSEATSACISSPAESGTTATLAKSDLNLVWLDCEMTGLQPDTDRIIEIAVVVTSPDLSTRVEGPVFAIHQSDALLDGMDAWNKGTHGRSGLIERVKASTVTEADAEAALIKFLSQYVPKGKAPLCGNSIGQDRRFMERYMPRLNAFFHYRNVDVSTLKELARRWKPEAYASFKKAQRHTALADVHESIDELQHYRAQLLSV from the coding sequence ATGTCCGAAGCCACCAGCGCCTGCATTTCCTCCCCCGCCGAATCCGGCACGACCGCCACCCTGGCCAAATCCGATCTCAATCTCGTCTGGCTCGACTGCGAGATGACCGGGCTGCAGCCCGACACCGACCGCATCATCGAGATTGCGGTGGTTGTCACCAGCCCCGACCTGTCCACGCGCGTCGAGGGTCCGGTGTTTGCCATTCACCAGAGTGATGCACTGCTCGATGGCATGGACGCCTGGAACAAGGGCACGCACGGCAGGAGCGGGCTGATCGAACGCGTCAAGGCCTCGACCGTCACCGAGGCCGATGCGGAGGCCGCGCTGATCAAGTTCCTGTCGCAGTACGTTCCCAAGGGCAAGGCACCGCTGTGCGGCAACAGCATCGGCCAGGATCGGCGCTTCATGGAGCGCTACATGCCCCGGCTCAATGCCTTCTTCCACTACCGCAATGTCGATGTCAGCACGCTCAAGGAGCTGGCCCGGCGCTGGAAGCCCGAGGCCTATGCCTCGTTCAAGAAGGCGCAGCGCCATACGGCGCTGGCCGACGTGCATGAGTCCATCGATGAGCTGCAGCACTACCGGGCGCAGTTGCTGAGTGTCTGA
- a CDS encoding GMP reductase, with the protein MEIFDYDNILLLPRKCRVESRSECDASVELGGRSFRIPAVPANMKTVVDEQICTWLARNGYFYVMHRFDLDNVQFVREMQGKGCFASISLGVKKPDYDTVDRFVAEGLCPEYITIDIAHGHADSVKNMIGYLKQHLPKAFVIAGNVGTPEAVIDLENWGADATKVGIGPGKVCITKLKTGFGTGGWQLSALKWCARVATKPIIADGGIRSHGDIAKSVRFGATMVMIGSLFAGHEESPGQTVEENGQRFKEYYGSASDFNKGEYKHVEGKRILEPVKGHLADTLIEMEQDVQSSISYSGGKKLMDIRKVNYVILGGDNAGEHLLM; encoded by the coding sequence ATGGAAATCTTCGACTACGACAACATCCTGCTGCTGCCCCGCAAGTGCCGCGTGGAAAGCCGCTCGGAATGTGACGCCAGCGTGGAACTGGGCGGTCGGTCGTTCCGCATCCCGGCCGTGCCGGCCAACATGAAGACGGTGGTGGATGAACAGATCTGCACCTGGCTGGCCCGCAACGGCTACTTCTATGTGATGCACCGCTTCGACCTGGACAACGTCCAGTTCGTGCGCGAGATGCAGGGCAAGGGCTGCTTCGCCTCCATCTCGCTGGGTGTCAAGAAGCCCGACTACGACACCGTGGACCGCTTCGTCGCCGAAGGCCTGTGCCCCGAGTACATCACCATCGACATCGCCCATGGCCATGCCGACAGCGTGAAGAACATGATCGGCTACCTCAAGCAGCACCTGCCCAAGGCCTTCGTGATCGCCGGCAACGTGGGCACGCCCGAGGCCGTGATCGACCTGGAAAACTGGGGCGCGGATGCCACCAAGGTCGGCATCGGCCCCGGCAAGGTCTGCATCACCAAGCTCAAGACGGGCTTCGGCACGGGCGGCTGGCAGCTGTCGGCCCTGAAGTGGTGCGCGCGCGTGGCGACCAAGCCCATCATCGCCGACGGCGGCATCCGCAGCCATGGCGACATCGCCAAGAGCGTGCGCTTCGGCGCCACCATGGTGATGATCGGCTCGCTGTTCGCGGGCCACGAGGAATCGCCCGGCCAGACCGTCGAGGAAAACGGCCAGCGCTTCAAGGAGTACTACGGCTCGGCCTCGGACTTCAACAAGGGCGAGTACAAGCACGTCGAGGGCAAGCGCATCCTCGAACCCGTCAAGGGCCACCTGGCCGACACCCTGATCGAGATGGAACAGGACGTGCAAAGCTCGATCAGCTACTCGGGCGGCAAGAAGCTCATGGACATCCGCAAGGTCAACTACGTCATCCTGGGCGGCGACAATGCAGGCGAGCACCTGCTGATGTAG
- a CDS encoding TRAP transporter substrate-binding protein, protein MTLSRRTSLSCLGAVALQLSAAPAWSSGRRLQLSAAYGDAVFHTQNLRSFAQRISAGTRQSLEIEVVSNSALRPMDQVLPALQRNEIAFGEVLMSSCAHLHPLLGMDALPFMVRGFDDAQRLWQLTRPGIQEFLLARQGVRLLCAVPWPAQGLFCRRPVNSIADLKGLRLRIQSDWTRRLAELWGAQPVVLAAGELPRSLEQGSIDAMLSSSTTGVDSQAWKTMKVFLDIKAWIPKNMLCVSEVAWKSLGEPERRAIAEAAGLAEKQGWELARQADELGRKALMDNKVLVSTPTADLRRMLDLMGERFGREWVAKAGRESMTVLMQYQRQKH, encoded by the coding sequence ATGACCTTGTCTCGCCGCACGTCCCTGTCGTGCCTGGGCGCGGTTGCGCTGCAATTGTCCGCCGCGCCTGCCTGGTCCAGTGGCCGGCGCCTTCAGCTTTCGGCGGCCTATGGCGATGCGGTCTTCCACACCCAGAACCTGCGCAGCTTCGCGCAACGGATCTCGGCCGGCACGCGGCAGTCCCTGGAGATCGAGGTGGTGTCCAATTCAGCGCTGCGACCCATGGACCAGGTCCTGCCGGCCCTGCAGCGCAACGAGATCGCATTCGGTGAGGTGCTCATGTCGTCCTGTGCGCACCTGCATCCCCTGCTGGGCATGGACGCGCTGCCCTTCATGGTGCGCGGCTTCGACGATGCCCAGCGCCTGTGGCAGCTGACCCGGCCCGGCATCCAGGAGTTCCTGCTGGCCCGCCAGGGGGTGCGCCTGCTCTGCGCCGTCCCCTGGCCGGCGCAGGGGCTGTTTTGCCGCCGCCCGGTCAACAGCATTGCCGATCTCAAGGGGCTCAGGCTGCGCATACAAAGCGACTGGACGCGCCGGCTGGCCGAGCTGTGGGGTGCCCAGCCCGTGGTGCTCGCGGCCGGCGAGCTGCCCCGCAGCCTGGAGCAGGGCAGCATCGATGCCATGCTCTCGTCCAGCACCACGGGCGTGGACAGCCAGGCCTGGAAAACGATGAAGGTCTTTCTGGACATCAAGGCCTGGATTCCCAAGAACATGCTGTGTGTCAGCGAAGTGGCGTGGAAATCGCTGGGCGAGCCCGAGCGCCGTGCCATCGCCGAAGCCGCCGGGCTGGCGGAAAAGCAGGGGTGGGAGCTGGCGCGGCAGGCCGATGAACTGGGCAGGAAAGCCCTGATGGACAACAAGGTCCTGGTATCCACTCCCACGGCGGACCTGCGCAGGATGCTGGACCTCATGGGCGAGCGGTTCGGTCGCGAGTGGGTGGCCAAGGCGGGCCGCGAGAGCATGACCGTGCTCATGCAGTACCAGAGACAAAAGCACTGA
- a CDS encoding sensor domain-containing diguanylate cyclase: MESLIASSVDFEHMFELAPVSLWLEDYSALRQLLDQWRSEGVTDLRAHFAAHPEALLQCSAALKVVRVNQRTLELFGAKDQQTFLGCLADVFRDDMHAGLACELEDLWNGSLTFANRTANYTLDGRRLDVQIRGRILPGHELLWDCVLVSLEDVTAEMRSTRQLHRSEQYARDLFEYSPVSLWVEDFSAIKRLLDDVRAQGISDFATFLKVHPEFISRCMQEIRVVDVNRQTLRMFGATDKLQLLSRLGRIFRDEMMDSFAEQLQDLWNGKLVQHREVVNYALSGDALHIHMQLAVLDGHAHDWGLVLLSLVDITARKKAEAYLEYLGKHDVLTQLRNRAFYIEELNRLARKGPWPLAVIAIDMNGLKEANDEHGHAAGDDMLRRVGEVLAKAVDAPACAARIGGDEFMVLLPASDERAAQAVKERILSLLELNNQFYPGQAVSLSMGVACCDSGSQVEATVSRADQAMYAEKARYYKDRMLRQGNAA; this comes from the coding sequence GTGGAGTCTTTGATCGCGTCCAGTGTGGATTTCGAGCACATGTTCGAACTCGCTCCTGTTTCGCTGTGGTTGGAGGACTACAGCGCGCTCAGGCAGTTGCTCGACCAGTGGCGCTCTGAAGGCGTGACCGATCTGCGTGCGCATTTCGCGGCCCATCCCGAAGCGCTGCTGCAGTGCAGCGCGGCGCTCAAGGTGGTGCGTGTCAACCAGCGCACGCTGGAATTGTTCGGCGCCAAGGATCAGCAGACCTTTCTCGGCTGCCTGGCCGATGTGTTCCGGGACGACATGCATGCCGGGCTGGCCTGCGAGCTCGAGGATCTCTGGAACGGCTCCCTGACTTTCGCGAACCGCACGGCCAACTACACGCTGGATGGCCGCCGCCTCGATGTGCAGATCCGCGGTCGCATCCTGCCGGGCCATGAGCTGTTGTGGGACTGCGTGCTCGTGTCGCTGGAGGATGTGACGGCCGAGATGCGCAGCACGCGCCAGCTGCACCGCAGCGAGCAGTACGCGCGAGATCTGTTCGAGTACTCTCCCGTGTCCTTGTGGGTCGAGGATTTCAGCGCCATCAAGCGCCTGCTCGATGACGTGCGTGCCCAGGGCATCAGCGACTTCGCCACCTTCCTGAAGGTGCATCCTGAATTCATCTCCCGCTGCATGCAGGAGATCCGCGTGGTGGATGTGAATCGCCAGACGCTGCGCATGTTCGGGGCAACCGACAAGCTTCAGTTGCTCAGCCGTCTGGGGCGCATCTTCCGCGACGAGATGATGGACTCCTTTGCCGAGCAGTTGCAGGATCTTTGGAACGGCAAGCTCGTGCAGCACCGCGAAGTGGTGAACTATGCACTGTCGGGCGATGCGCTGCACATCCACATGCAACTGGCCGTGCTCGATGGCCACGCGCACGACTGGGGCCTGGTGCTGCTGTCGCTGGTGGACATCACGGCGCGCAAGAAGGCCGAGGCCTACCTCGAATACCTGGGCAAGCACGATGTGCTGACCCAGCTGCGCAATCGCGCCTTCTACATCGAGGAGCTCAACCGCCTGGCGCGCAAGGGGCCCTGGCCGCTGGCGGTGATCGCCATCGACATGAACGGACTCAAGGAAGCCAACGACGAGCACGGACATGCGGCCGGCGACGACATGCTGCGCCGCGTGGGCGAAGTGCTGGCCAAGGCCGTGGACGCGCCGGCCTGCGCTGCGCGCATCGGTGGCGACGAGTTCATGGTGCTGCTGCCGGCCTCGGACGAGCGCGCGGCGCAGGCCGTCAAGGAGCGCATCCTCTCGCTGCTCGAACTCAACAACCAGTTCTATCCGGGCCAGGCGGTCAGCCTCTCCATGGGTGTGGCCTGTTGCGATTCGGGCAGCCAGGTCGAAGCCACGGTCTCGCGCGCGGACCAGGCCATGTACGCGGAAAAGGCCCGCTACTACAAGGACAGGATGCTGCGCCAGGGCAACGCAGCGTAG
- a CDS encoding M48 family metallopeptidase — protein sequence MASTPDFPPSLSLLFAAAVLAQWLLRAWLVSRQVRHVARHRGEVPAVFAQRISLAAHQKAADYTLAKARVALIDMTLGAVVLLGWTLLGGLDALNQWLLGSMGAGLWQQLALLAGFALISGLVELPMSLYQTFVLEQRFGFNQMTLRLWLIDAAKSSLVGAAIGLPVAALILWLMASAGGLWWLWAWAVWTGFNLLLMWIFPSFIAPLFNKFEPLADGPLKERVTTLMQRCGFTAKGLFVMDGSRRSAHANAYFTGFGHSKRVVFFDTLLKQLDADEVEAVLAHELGHFRHRHILKRMLLMFAASLAGFALLGWLSQQLWFYLGLGVRPGLDLALGQTGMGGNEAVALLLFLLAVPVFSFFVTPLFSALSRRDEFEADAYAMQQAGGAHLASALLKLYEDNAATLTPDPWYVGFYYSHPPALARLARMPSPT from the coding sequence ATGGCCTCCACCCCCGATTTTCCCCCGTCGCTGTCCCTGCTGTTCGCCGCAGCGGTGCTCGCCCAGTGGTTGCTGCGCGCCTGGCTGGTCTCGCGCCAGGTGCGCCATGTGGCACGCCATCGCGGTGAAGTGCCGGCGGTGTTCGCGCAGCGCATCAGCCTGGCCGCGCATCAGAAAGCCGCCGACTACACGCTGGCCAAGGCCCGCGTCGCTCTGATCGACATGACGCTGGGCGCCGTCGTGCTGCTGGGCTGGACCTTGCTGGGCGGACTCGATGCGCTCAACCAGTGGCTGCTGGGCTCGATGGGCGCGGGCCTGTGGCAGCAGCTGGCGCTGCTGGCCGGCTTTGCCCTGATCTCCGGGCTGGTGGAACTGCCGATGTCGCTCTACCAGACCTTCGTGCTGGAGCAGCGCTTCGGCTTCAACCAGATGACGCTGCGGCTGTGGCTGATCGATGCCGCCAAGTCCAGCCTCGTGGGCGCAGCCATCGGATTGCCCGTCGCCGCCCTCATCCTTTGGCTCATGGCATCGGCCGGCGGTCTGTGGTGGCTCTGGGCCTGGGCCGTCTGGACAGGCTTCAACCTGCTGCTGATGTGGATCTTTCCGAGCTTCATCGCACCGTTGTTCAACAAGTTCGAACCACTGGCCGACGGCCCGCTGAAGGAACGCGTGACCACGCTGATGCAGCGTTGCGGCTTCACGGCCAAGGGCCTGTTCGTGATGGATGGCAGCCGCCGCTCGGCCCATGCCAATGCCTATTTCACGGGCTTCGGCCATTCCAAGCGCGTGGTGTTCTTCGACACCCTGCTCAAGCAGCTCGACGCCGACGAGGTGGAGGCCGTGCTCGCGCACGAGCTGGGCCACTTCAGGCACCGCCACATCCTCAAGCGCATGCTGCTGATGTTCGCGGCCAGTCTGGCCGGCTTTGCACTGCTGGGATGGCTGTCGCAGCAGCTGTGGTTCTACCTGGGCCTGGGCGTGCGCCCCGGCCTGGACCTGGCATTGGGCCAGACCGGCATGGGTGGCAACGAGGCCGTGGCGCTGCTGCTGTTCCTGCTGGCCGTGCCGGTGTTCAGCTTTTTCGTCACCCCGCTGTTCTCGGCACTGTCGCGCCGTGACGAATTCGAGGCCGACGCCTATGCCATGCAGCAGGCCGGCGGCGCCCATCTGGCCTCGGCCCTGCTCAAGCTTTACGAGGACAATGCCGCCACGCTCACGCCCGACCCCTGGTACGTGGGCTTTTACTACTCGCATCCGCCGGCCCTCGCCAGGCTCGCGCGCATGCCCTCTCCGACCTGA
- a CDS encoding multidrug effflux MFS transporter, which translates to MPQNAPPLWQGPRWALAVLLAILGMLGPFSIDTYIPAFSGIAQALDATPLQMQQTLSAYLFGFAFMNLFHGALADSFGRRPVVLWGLAVFTLASAGCALSQSITQLVLFRALQGLSTGAGIVVSRAVVRDLFPPAQAQRVMAQITIFFGIAPALAPVIGGWLFVHLGWAAVFWFLTLVGVLLWSINWRFLPESLPPQQRQPFRFKPLMQGYKVLCSDPRFVLLAFASGVPFNGMFLYVLSAPAFLGDLLHLQPQQFFWFFVISISGIMGGAWVSGRLAGRIPPKRQIRHGFLIMFVVSIINLAANLIWPAHVSWALIPVGVFAFGWAMMVPVVTLLVLDIHPERRGLASSLQAVVGSTANGIVAGMIAPLVMHSTVLLAAGSISMMLIGLVSWIYLHHRWPEIGRHASEA; encoded by the coding sequence ATGCCGCAAAATGCTCCCCCGCTCTGGCAGGGCCCGCGCTGGGCCCTGGCCGTCCTGCTTGCCATCCTGGGCATGCTGGGCCCGTTCTCGATCGACACCTACATCCCCGCCTTTTCAGGCATTGCCCAGGCCCTGGACGCCACACCGCTGCAGATGCAGCAGACGCTGTCGGCCTATCTGTTCGGCTTCGCCTTCATGAACCTGTTCCACGGCGCCCTGGCCGACAGTTTCGGCCGCCGGCCCGTGGTGCTGTGGGGGCTGGCCGTGTTCACGCTGGCCTCCGCAGGCTGTGCGCTCTCCCAGAGCATCACGCAACTGGTGCTGTTCCGCGCACTGCAGGGCCTGTCCACGGGTGCGGGCATCGTGGTTTCGCGCGCCGTGGTGCGCGACCTGTTTCCACCCGCTCAGGCACAGCGCGTGATGGCCCAGATCACCATCTTCTTCGGCATCGCACCGGCCCTTGCGCCGGTGATCGGCGGCTGGCTGTTCGTGCACCTGGGCTGGGCTGCGGTGTTCTGGTTCCTGACGCTGGTGGGCGTGCTGCTGTGGAGCATCAACTGGCGCTTCCTGCCCGAGTCGCTGCCGCCGCAGCAGCGCCAGCCCTTTCGCTTCAAGCCGCTGATGCAGGGCTACAAGGTGCTGTGCAGCGACCCCCGCTTCGTGCTGCTGGCCTTTGCCAGCGGCGTCCCGTTCAACGGGATGTTTCTCTACGTGCTGTCGGCGCCAGCGTTCCTGGGTGATCTTCTGCACCTGCAGCCCCAGCAATTCTTCTGGTTCTTCGTGATCTCGATCTCGGGCATCATGGGCGGCGCCTGGGTCAGCGGCCGACTGGCCGGGCGCATTCCACCCAAGCGCCAGATCCGCCATGGTTTTCTGATCATGTTCGTGGTGTCCATCATCAACCTGGCCGCCAACCTGATCTGGCCCGCGCATGTGAGCTGGGCCCTGATTCCCGTGGGGGTGTTCGCCTTCGGCTGGGCCATGATGGTGCCCGTGGTGACCCTGCTGGTGCTGGACATCCATCCCGAACGGCGCGGCCTGGCCTCGTCGCTGCAGGCGGTGGTGGGCTCCACGGCCAACGGCATCGTGGCCGGCATGATCGCGCCGCTGGTGATGCACTCCACCGTGCTGCTGGCCGCGGGCTCGATCAGCATGATGCTGATCGGCCTGGTGTCATGGATCTATCTGCACCACCGCTGGCCCGAGATCGGGCGACATGCCTCGGAGGCCTGA